A window from bacterium encodes these proteins:
- a CDS encoding 7-carboxy-7-deazaguanine synthase QueE, with translation METRANIVEIFSSLQGEGRYVGEPMTFVRFSGCSMRCAFCDTRGAQRVEAGFRVETPPGSRTFSMHKNPVAITRLAEMMEAFDDEFVSITGGEPLEQADFLAEWLPSVAAKRRVLLETNGVLHSALGKVLPHVSVVSMDLKLPSSTRRPAVWAEHEEFLRAVLAAGVEAYVKIVVTGDTSDNDIQRAIGLVGSVNTYLPIFIQPAFDDLSLNAAISEERLSSIERLCGAYLTDVRVQPQMHRQWGVL, from the coding sequence TGACCTTCGTGCGCTTCAGCGGATGCTCGATGAGATGCGCGTTCTGCGACACGAGGGGGGCTCAGAGGGTCGAGGCCGGCTTCCGCGTTGAGACGCCGCCGGGCTCCCGGACGTTCTCCATGCACAAGAATCCGGTTGCGATCACAAGGCTCGCGGAGATGATGGAGGCGTTTGACGACGAGTTCGTGAGTATCACCGGAGGCGAGCCGCTGGAGCAGGCGGATTTCCTGGCCGAGTGGCTGCCGTCGGTCGCTGCGAAGAGGAGGGTGTTGCTCGAGACCAACGGCGTGCTGCACTCGGCCCTCGGCAAGGTGCTTCCCCATGTCTCGGTGGTCAGCATGGACTTGAAGCTTCCGTCGTCCACGCGCAGGCCCGCCGTCTGGGCGGAACATGAGGAGTTTCTGAGGGCGGTGCTCGCGGCCGGAGTCGAGGCGTACGTGAAGATCGTGGTGACGGGCGACACCTCGGACAACGACATACAGAGGGCCATAGGCCTCGTGGGCAGCGTCAACACGTACCTGCCTATATTCATCCAGCCGGCGTTCGACGATCTCTCCCTGAACGCAGCCATCTCGGAGGAGAGGCTCTCCTCGATCGAGCGCCTCTGCGGCGCTTACCTGACGGACGTGCGCGTCCAGCCTCAGATGCACAGGCAGTGGGGGGTATTATGA
- a CDS encoding deoxyguanosinetriphosphate triphosphohydrolase — translation MITREEYESREEEMLAPYAAKSARSRGRVHKEPECEFRTCFARDRDRIVHCEAFRRLEYKTQVFVNHEGDYYRTRLTHTLEVAQISRGLARTLRLNEDLAEAIALAHDLGHTPFGHRGETALNELMANHGGFEHNRQSYRVVTLLERRYPDFPGLNLSAEVLEGLLKHAGEYDSPELGGLAVDMKRYPSLEAQVVNVADEIAYMNHDLDDGLESGMLKTADLDNVELWKRVNSEVSKDHPGIAPKMQKSQAIRRLIHLLVTDL, via the coding sequence ATGATCACAAGAGAGGAATACGAGAGCCGCGAGGAGGAGATGCTGGCGCCCTACGCGGCCAAGAGCGCTCGCAGCCGCGGCCGCGTGCACAAGGAGCCCGAGTGCGAGTTCCGCACCTGCTTTGCGCGCGACCGCGACCGGATAGTCCACTGCGAGGCCTTCCGCCGCCTGGAGTACAAGACCCAGGTCTTCGTCAACCACGAGGGGGACTACTACCGCACGAGGCTCACGCACACGCTCGAGGTGGCACAGATATCCAGGGGGCTCGCGCGCACGCTCCGGCTCAACGAGGACCTCGCCGAGGCGATCGCGCTTGCGCACGACCTCGGGCACACGCCGTTCGGCCATCGCGGCGAGACCGCGCTCAACGAACTGATGGCGAACCACGGGGGTTTCGAGCACAACCGCCAGAGCTACCGCGTGGTCACGCTGCTGGAGCGCCGCTATCCTGATTTTCCCGGCCTCAATCTCTCCGCCGAGGTCCTTGAGGGGCTGCTCAAACACGCTGGCGAGTACGATTCCCCGGAGCTCGGCGGCCTAGCGGTGGATATGAAGAGATATCCCTCGCTCGAGGCGCAGGTGGTGAACGTGGCGGACGAGATCGCCTACATGAACCACGACCTGGACGATGGGCTCGAGTCCGGCATGCTGAAGACGGCCGACCTCGACAACGTCGAGCTCTGGAAGCGGGTCAACTCTGAAGTCTCGAAAGATCACCCCGGTATCGCGCCCAAGATGCAGAAGAGCCAGGCGATCAGGAGGCTCATACACCTGCTGGTCACAGATCT